In Bacteroidota bacterium, the sequence CGAAAGCCAGGAATGAACTATAGGCGAGATGCCCTAGAGCGGCATTTGGTTTCTTTCTTTTGCCAAAGGCATCCCTTCGGGGCTCAGGAAGAAAGGAACATTGTGAAACTGAGACTTCGTCGAACATATCGGAACGATCTGCAGCAGTGAGCGCGAGTGATGATGATCGCCGACCCTTCTGATCGACAATTTTCCTTACTTCAACCCGAGTTCTTTCAGCATCCGGTAGAAATTCGAGGGGGCGAGCCCTAATTTTTCAGCGGCGTTGGAATCGGAGCTTGAGATGCTCCGCACATACTTGAAGTACCGGATGCGGAACATCTTTTCCATTTCAGGAAGGGGAAGCACCTGCCCCGTGGATAAATCGTCGAGCACCGATTCGTTGGTTCCCGAAACAGCGTTCTTCATGACCATATGGTTCGTCACGTCCTTCGCGGTTATCTTGTCGGTGCAATTCAAGACCAACCGCTGGGCAACGTTCCGGAGTTCGCGGACATTTCCCGGCCATCGGTAGTTCATAAGAATCTCCCTCGCCTTCTGTTCCGCGGGAGGGGGCTGAATATCGATGTCCCTGCTGAAGTATTCGATAAAGTGGTCGAACAGCAGAAGGATGTCGTTCCCCCGTTTGCTGAGGGGAACGATGTCGATCGGAATGACGGCAAGGCGGTAGTACAGGTCTTCGCGGAACCGTCCTTCGTTCACTTCGGTTGTCAGGTTCTTGTTCGTCGCAGCGATAATGCGCACGTTCACGGTCAGACTTTCTTTTCTTCCGATTTTTTCGATCTCCCCCTCCTGGATCACGCGGAGGAGTTTGACCTGCGCCGGCAGCGGCAGCTCTCCCACTTCGTCCAAAAAGATGGTGCCGTTGTTGGCGATCTCGAACAGTCCGGCTTTCATGCTCATTGCGCCGGTGAACGCTCCCCGCTCGTACCCGAACAGCTCGCTTTCGACAAGGTCGTGCGGTATGCTTCCGCAGTTGATCGGGATGAACTTTTCGTAGCGCCGTTTGCTTTTCAGGTGGATGTTCCAGGCAACAAGCTCTTTTCCCGTACCGGAGGCCCCCGAGATAAGGACGTTCGCCTCGCTCTTGGCGTATTTTTCGATCACATCGCTGAGCTGCACCATGGGCTTTGACTCGCCGATGATCTTCTTCGATTCGAGCAGGCTCTCGTTGCTCTGTTTGAGCCGCTTGTCAGACTTGAGCTGCAGCTTTTCGAGCTTCTTCCGCTCGTAGGCGTTGACAATGCTCAGGATGAAATCGGTCGGCTGGTAGACATAGTCCTCGATGTTCCCCGGGTACTTCGTGCAGTACCAGTACGCGCCGGCCTTCAGGAGATTGTTTGCGAAATCGAAATCGGTGGTATTGATCGTCATTTTTGTAATGACCACGATCTGCAGGAACGGGTCGAGTTCCTTCATCTTCCCGATCAGCTCTTCGCCGCGCAAACCGCCCGAGATCTGGTAGTCGAGGATCACGACGTCGTAAAAGTCCGGACTTTCGCGGATCTTGTCCAGGGCGGATTTGCCGTTCGAAACGACGCTTTCCACCTGGATCCGCGTCGTCGACAAGCTCACCGTTTTTTTCACGCGGGCGACGTCGAAATCTTCGTCTTCGACAAGCAAAACTCTGATCGCCTGAGGGCTATTCGTGCTCATACTGCTCCTAATTTTTTATCGTCAGCGTAAACCTGCATCCCCCTTCGGCCCTGTTCTCCGCTTCCAGCTGCCATCCGCATTTGCCGACGGCGAGCTGGTGGGCGATGTAGCATCCGTACCCCGAGTGCGTTCCGATGTTCGCTTTCGTCGATTCCTGCTCGAGGAAGAGGCGCCTGATCCCCCTCGGCCCCGGCTCGAGCAATTCCTCCGCAATGCCAATGCCCGTATCTTCGATGACGATCTCGGAAAGGTTTCTTTTCGCGTCGTAGGCGGTCGAGACCGTAATAATGACGAAATCCTTGCTGGCGTGGTCGATGCTGTTCTGGATGAGCGGTTCGAGGATCTCCCAGACGATGAATTCGTTCACGCGCACCGGCGGCAGCGACGGATCGAGGCGGAGCTTGATGTCGAACATTTCATTCTTGCTCGAGACGCGGAGAAAGACATTCTGGACGATGAACTCGATGAGCAGGTTGATGTTGGTCCGGAACATCGGGTTGACGATGGTATTGATATCCTGGTCGTACCACTTCATGTCGTAGATGATCCGTGAGATGAAATTGGAATACGTGATCACACGCTGTTTCAGCTGGCTGAGGTTTTCGGCGTTCATCATCCGCACGTCGTTCTTGATGAACCCCATGATCTTTTCGGCCTTGTGGTTCGTATGGTAAATCCGCTTCGTGAAGAGCGATTCCTTTTCCAGCCGGATCTGCTTCTTGAGATTTTCTTCGTGCTCGATAAACAGCTCTTCCTGGGCCTTGTTCCTTTCTCCAACGGCGCGTGAAGAAATGATGAAGATCGCCATCAACCCGATGAAGATGAGGGCCAGGAATGTCAGCGCCACTTTGTCGAAGCTGGACTGAATTTCCGTGGTCAGGAATGCGAAATCGGGAGTGATGCGCATGTACATGACGCCGAGGTACTCGCCGTCGGGGACGAACGGAACGAGCACGTCGAACGTCTTTTCGTTCGATACGGCGCTGACGATCTTCTCCCTCCGCCGCATCTCGTCCTTCTGCGCGAGGAAGAATTCGAGTCCCTGCCGATGGCTGGTCAGTTCCCCCTCCTCCACCGGCGGCAGTGTGTTGTTGAAGAACGCCTTCAATTTTTGCCCGCTGTCGATGATGTAGAGTCGGTGATTCTTGATCAGGATCAGGCAGAGGTCTTCTCCGCTCCGCTGGATGAGCTGCTGTTTGAAGATCACGTTGAGCGAGTAGGCAAGGTACAACTCGGCGCTGTCCTGCTGGACGCGCACCCGC encodes:
- a CDS encoding sigma-54 dependent transcriptional regulator, producing the protein MSTNSPQAIRVLLVEDEDFDVARVKKTVSLSTTRIQVESVVSNGKSALDKIRESPDFYDVVILDYQISGGLRGEELIGKMKELDPFLQIVVITKMTINTTDFDFANNLLKAGAYWYCTKYPGNIEDYVYQPTDFILSIVNAYERKKLEKLQLKSDKRLKQSNESLLESKKIIGESKPMVQLSDVIEKYAKSEANVLISGASGTGKELVAWNIHLKSKRRYEKFIPINCGSIPHDLVESELFGYERGAFTGAMSMKAGLFEIANNGTIFLDEVGELPLPAQVKLLRVIQEGEIEKIGRKESLTVNVRIIAATNKNLTTEVNEGRFREDLYYRLAVIPIDIVPLSKRGNDILLLFDHFIEYFSRDIDIQPPPAEQKAREILMNYRWPGNVRELRNVAQRLVLNCTDKITAKDVTNHMVMKNAVSGTNESVLDDLSTGQVLPLPEMEKMFRIRYFKYVRSISSSDSNAAEKLGLAPSNFYRMLKELGLK
- a CDS encoding ATP-binding protein — translated: MEWKIPKVPEPVKTRLSRYRFEIRHIVVMVVVLITFQIILVFFQKENLESFLGETQSWFRKYYAERLALVTTTNVELIYERQQRVRVQQDSAELYLAYSLNVIFKQQLIQRSGEDLCLILIKNHRLYIIDSGQKLKAFFNNTLPPVEEGELTSHRQGLEFFLAQKDEMRRREKIVSAVSNEKTFDVLVPFVPDGEYLGVMYMRITPDFAFLTTEIQSSFDKVALTFLALIFIGLMAIFIISSRAVGERNKAQEELFIEHEENLKKQIRLEKESLFTKRIYHTNHKAEKIMGFIKNDVRMMNAENLSQLKQRVITYSNFISRIIYDMKWYDQDINTIVNPMFRTNINLLIEFIVQNVFLRVSSKNEMFDIKLRLDPSLPPVRVNEFIVWEILEPLIQNSIDHASKDFVIITVSTAYDAKRNLSEIVIEDTGIGIAEELLEPGPRGIRRLFLEQESTKANIGTHSGYGCYIAHQLAVGKCGWQLEAENRAEGGCRFTLTIKN